In one window of Egicoccus sp. AB-alg2 DNA:
- a CDS encoding HD-GYP domain-containing protein — protein sequence MAAVEAEVPPARLEQLGRPAPAGTTLKLRCQGVPDSARTRLMAIGADLVDDPSAPVDALVVSTRLAPAALAALEAELAVHAQHTVVLAHTGAERLAVQLVAAGADAIVGEGNEEALLGLIDEARAPSTLLSSYERRFGSAGGSTRGVDPATGLLDRGTFERRIAAIGDTDEVPRIAFVRVLSERWTLPDADPVVSVQRRRLATALAHLASTTASELYATGHGEFGLVGTTLGPPDMERLGRRLVAIVATFRDRGLPLRSVVGHAGVESSSDAEELLELARRAVEVAAADGASQVLGAEELSLGVSTTTELEVVVRMLDQVEPFLPEGRGHGERVGRLAAELARLRGWSPGAVARTQLAGHLHDVGRAGLPSEAMAGPARLTGELLEAWRTFPARSASLLQLTAGSDVAAAVRAQCERWDGDGFPDGVRSTDIPEPARLLAVAHAIDELASAGVGSGTVGSRLRERGGSELDPELVDLAVDNLTALLHARHG from the coding sequence ATGGCCGCCGTGGAGGCCGAGGTCCCACCCGCCCGCCTCGAGCAGCTGGGCCGTCCCGCCCCTGCCGGCACCACTCTCAAGCTGCGCTGCCAGGGGGTGCCCGACAGCGCGCGCACCCGGCTGATGGCGATCGGCGCCGACCTGGTCGACGACCCGTCCGCGCCGGTCGACGCGCTGGTCGTCTCGACCCGCCTGGCGCCTGCCGCGCTGGCCGCACTGGAGGCCGAGCTCGCCGTCCACGCCCAGCACACGGTCGTCCTGGCCCACACCGGCGCCGAGCGGCTGGCCGTCCAGCTGGTCGCCGCAGGCGCGGACGCCATCGTCGGCGAAGGCAACGAGGAGGCCCTGCTGGGCCTGATCGACGAGGCCCGTGCCCCCAGCACCCTGCTGAGCTCCTACGAGCGCCGCTTCGGCTCGGCCGGTGGCAGCACCCGCGGCGTCGACCCTGCCACCGGCTTGCTCGACCGTGGCACGTTCGAGCGCCGCATCGCGGCCATCGGCGACACCGACGAGGTCCCGCGCATCGCGTTCGTGAGGGTCCTCTCCGAGCGCTGGACCCTCCCCGACGCCGACCCGGTCGTGTCGGTGCAGCGGCGCCGCCTGGCGACGGCGCTCGCGCACCTGGCATCGACCACCGCCAGCGAGTTGTACGCCACGGGCCACGGCGAGTTCGGCCTGGTCGGCACCACGCTGGGCCCGCCCGACATGGAGCGACTGGGCCGTCGACTCGTCGCGATCGTGGCCACGTTCCGCGACCGCGGCCTGCCGCTGCGCTCCGTCGTGGGCCACGCGGGCGTCGAGTCCTCGAGCGACGCCGAGGAGCTGCTGGAACTCGCCCGACGTGCCGTCGAGGTGGCGGCCGCGGACGGGGCCAGCCAGGTGCTCGGGGCCGAGGAACTGTCGCTCGGGGTGTCGACCACCACGGAGCTCGAGGTGGTCGTGCGGATGCTCGACCAGGTCGAACCGTTCCTGCCCGAGGGGCGGGGCCACGGCGAGCGGGTCGGGCGCCTTGCGGCCGAGCTCGCCCGGCTGCGTGGCTGGTCGCCGGGAGCGGTCGCCCGGACCCAGCTCGCCGGCCACCTCCACGACGTCGGCCGGGCCGGGCTGCCCTCCGAGGCCATGGCCGGACCAGCCCGGCTCACCGGCGAGCTCCTGGAGGCGTGGCGGACGTTCCCGGCCCGCTCGGCGTCGCTGCTGCAGCTGACCGCGGGAAGCGACGTTGCCGCCGCGGTCCGCGCCCAGTGCGAACGCTGGGACGGCGACGGCTTTCCCGACGGGGTGCGCAGCACCGACATCCCGGAGCCGGCGCGCTTGTTGGCCGTCGCGCACGCGATCGACGAACTCGCCTCCGCCGGTGTGGGCTCCGGCACGGTGGGCAGCCGGTTGCGCGAACGCGGCGGCAGTGAGCTGGATCCGGAACTGGTCGACCTGGCCGTCGACAACCTCACGGCCCTGCTGCACGCCCGCCACGGCTGA
- a CDS encoding FkbM family methyltransferase, with translation MAGPDRPARRDDGRPSLLERAVDRVPFLEKELFLLRRLVRPGDVCVDVGAAGGAHLLVMAAGVGPHGRVLGFEPRPGSLAMLRRLVGLSRLGDRVTLHQLALSDAEGTLPLRIPVVPTRAHFHGATDDRRATAAFGRLPHREIEVPTARLDDVVARAGLSRVDLVKCDVEGAELRVLAGASRVLDEHRPVVVLEADDLHQVRANATSADVLAAVVAHGYRAYRYRRGAIEPVDGPVPGEDDYLFVPTERDVPVSERRGASAVDRV, from the coding sequence GTGGCCGGCCCTGACCGCCCCGCACGCCGTGACGACGGCCGCCCGAGCCTGCTCGAGCGCGCCGTCGACCGCGTGCCGTTCCTGGAGAAGGAGCTGTTCCTGCTGCGCCGGTTGGTGCGCCCGGGCGACGTCTGCGTCGACGTCGGCGCGGCCGGCGGCGCCCACCTGCTGGTGATGGCGGCCGGCGTCGGCCCGCACGGACGGGTGCTCGGGTTCGAGCCGCGTCCGGGCTCGCTGGCGATGTTGCGCCGGCTGGTGGGCCTGAGCCGCCTCGGTGACCGGGTCACGCTGCACCAGCTCGCGCTGTCGGACGCGGAAGGGACGCTGCCGCTGCGGATCCCGGTGGTGCCGACCCGTGCGCACTTCCACGGGGCGACCGACGACCGGCGCGCGACGGCGGCGTTCGGCAGGCTCCCGCACCGCGAGATCGAGGTCCCGACGGCACGCCTGGACGACGTCGTCGCGCGCGCGGGCCTGTCACGCGTCGACCTGGTCAAGTGCGACGTCGAGGGTGCCGAGCTGCGGGTGCTGGCCGGCGCGAGCCGCGTGCTCGACGAACACAGGCCCGTCGTCGTGCTGGAGGCCGACGACCTGCACCAGGTCCGTGCGAACGCCACCAGCGCCGACGTCCTGGCCGCCGTCGTCGCCCACGGCTACCGGGCCTACCGCTACCGGCGCGGCGCGATCGAGCCGGTGGACGGGCCGGTGCCCGGCGAGGACGACTACCTGTTCGTCCCGACGGAACGTGACGTGCCCGTGTCCGAGCGTCGAGGTGCGTCGGCCGTCGACCGGGTGTGA
- the csrA gene encoding carbon storage regulator CsrA, with product MLVLSRRVGESIVIGNQVTITVLEVRGDQVRIGVDAPRDVQVHRQEVWQTLQAENARAADTAERARRLVARMPQAARRPEGSPRHD from the coding sequence GTGCTCGTTCTCTCTCGCCGGGTCGGCGAGTCCATCGTGATCGGCAACCAGGTCACCATCACCGTCCTCGAGGTGCGTGGTGACCAGGTCCGCATCGGCGTCGACGCGCCGCGCGACGTCCAGGTGCACCGCCAGGAGGTGTGGCAGACCCTGCAGGCGGAGAACGCCCGCGCCGCCGACACCGCCGAACGGGCCCGCCGGCTCGTCGCCCGCATGCCCCAGGCAGCGCGACGTCCCGAGGGCAGCCCGCGCCACGACTGA
- a CDS encoding transglycosylase domain-containing protein, with amino-acid sequence MSFRSLSRGLRTLTGVLVVVFVLGVLAIAPVIPIMVAAADTVDTTREQLIDRPPLPEDLPVAAEISTVHEASGEPIAELSGVERREPVDLAQVPQVLIDAVLAIEDDEFFEHNGVNHQSVLRAAARNLAAGGIEEGASTITQQYVKMTLLGPEQTMDRKLHEVVWAVELEQRLDKHDILERYLNAVYLGDGVYGVGTAAQHYFNKPVGELTLAEAAALAGAIQAPSTTNPVANPEAATSRRDLVLRQMRAQGRIEPEEAEEAMDEELVLDVQEEEVAEPFWIDYVKRLIYDEAMTLQPGLQEAIGETRQERVDALFEGGLRIHTTLDPALHSQANETLAAYLDDPENDPLGSIITVEHDTGALRALALGPRQFGPCPEDLDDDEPCLTTQVNPAMPDAGGSGRQSGSAFKPFVAAAALADGFDRDEEYDSPSGEPIEECGEVGQDYEPRNFDDADAGEIDLVEAMQRSNNVYFVKLARDVGVERVVEVAREHGLVASPSLDGFGSRSCSIALGTAEIFPLEMAAGYGVWANEGVYCAPYLIERVEDRFGEVLYEHEDRCERVVDEDVAQEMRSLLQEPVSSDGTAPVVGSQVENARGKTGTTQNFVDAWFVGYAGPYSTAAWIGFEQPTPLTDITIGGTYHDRVTGGAVPAPMWADYMAAILD; translated from the coding sequence ATGTCGTTCCGATCGCTCAGCCGTGGCCTACGCACCCTCACCGGCGTGCTGGTGGTCGTGTTCGTACTGGGGGTGCTGGCGATCGCACCCGTGATCCCGATCATGGTGGCGGCCGCCGACACGGTCGACACCACGCGTGAGCAGTTGATCGACCGTCCGCCACTGCCCGAGGACCTGCCGGTCGCAGCGGAGATCTCCACGGTCCACGAGGCGTCGGGCGAGCCGATCGCCGAGCTGTCGGGCGTCGAGCGGCGCGAACCCGTCGACCTCGCCCAGGTCCCGCAGGTGCTCATCGACGCGGTGCTGGCCATCGAGGACGACGAATTCTTCGAGCACAACGGCGTGAACCACCAGTCGGTGCTCCGGGCGGCCGCCCGCAACCTCGCGGCCGGCGGCATCGAGGAGGGCGCCTCCACGATCACCCAGCAGTACGTGAAGATGACGCTGCTCGGGCCCGAGCAGACCATGGACCGCAAGCTGCACGAGGTCGTGTGGGCGGTCGAACTCGAACAGCGGCTGGACAAGCACGACATCCTCGAGCGCTACCTCAACGCCGTCTACCTGGGCGACGGGGTGTACGGGGTCGGCACGGCCGCCCAGCACTACTTCAACAAGCCCGTCGGTGAGCTGACCCTGGCCGAGGCCGCCGCGCTCGCCGGTGCGATCCAGGCGCCGTCGACCACCAACCCGGTCGCCAACCCGGAGGCTGCCACCAGCCGGCGCGACCTCGTGCTGCGCCAGATGCGTGCCCAGGGCCGTATCGAGCCCGAGGAGGCCGAGGAGGCGATGGACGAGGAACTCGTCCTCGACGTGCAGGAGGAGGAGGTCGCCGAACCGTTCTGGATCGACTACGTGAAGCGGCTGATCTACGACGAGGCGATGACGCTGCAACCCGGCCTGCAGGAAGCGATCGGCGAGACCCGCCAGGAACGCGTGGACGCACTTTTCGAGGGGGGCCTGCGCATCCACACGACTCTGGACCCGGCGCTGCACTCCCAGGCCAACGAGACGCTGGCGGCCTACCTCGACGACCCGGAGAACGACCCGCTCGGCTCGATCATCACCGTCGAGCACGACACCGGGGCGCTGCGGGCGCTGGCGCTCGGCCCGCGCCAGTTCGGTCCCTGCCCCGAGGACCTCGACGACGACGAGCCGTGCCTGACGACCCAGGTGAACCCGGCCATGCCGGACGCCGGTGGCTCCGGGCGCCAGTCGGGATCGGCGTTCAAGCCGTTCGTCGCCGCCGCGGCGCTGGCGGACGGCTTCGACCGCGACGAGGAGTACGACTCGCCCTCGGGTGAGCCGATCGAGGAGTGTGGCGAGGTCGGCCAGGACTACGAGCCGCGCAACTTCGACGACGCGGACGCCGGCGAGATCGACCTGGTCGAGGCGATGCAACGCTCCAACAACGTCTACTTCGTCAAGCTCGCCCGCGACGTCGGCGTCGAGCGGGTCGTCGAGGTGGCCCGCGAACACGGGCTGGTGGCGTCCCCGAGCCTGGACGGCTTCGGGTCGCGCTCGTGCTCGATCGCGCTGGGGACGGCGGAGATCTTCCCGCTGGAGATGGCGGCCGGCTACGGGGTGTGGGCCAACGAGGGCGTGTACTGCGCGCCCTACCTGATCGAGCGGGTCGAGGACCGCTTCGGCGAGGTGCTCTACGAGCACGAGGACCGCTGCGAGCGGGTCGTGGACGAGGACGTGGCACAGGAGATGCGTTCGCTGCTGCAGGAGCCCGTCAGCTCCGACGGCACCGCCCCCGTGGTCGGTTCGCAGGTCGAGAACGCGCGTGGCAAGACCGGGACGACCCAGAACTTCGTCGACGCGTGGTTCGTCGGCTATGCCGGCCCCTACTCGACGGCGGCCTGGATCGGCTTCGAGCAGCCCACACCACTGACCGACATCACCATCGGCGGCACCTACCACGACCGCGTCACCGGTGGGGCCGTGCCGGCCCCGATGTGGGCCGACTACATGGCGGCGATCCTGGATTGA
- a CDS encoding DUF2254 family protein: MAHDFSDNGGRMRAFAAELALRSAVGLVVGTAAGTAIWFGDRLLGLLVPLSPQTAQALLGAFVGGVLTIAVFALWMRTVVVGLASGQVSSRVLAAYLDDRFQRQIIGAMVAAFAYLVTATVLLPDEGDGVPLVTSVVSVAVVVAALIGVLLAMRNAVTSLSMPSVIRTLTDQVLNLLERDPRPNDAPPSQIPAPASEDAVIRSRSLGWVQDIDHEAVMEALPDGVTLVVEADVGEFIAIGERVAYVDRDVEPVVLDDLRAAFTLARTRSTDCDLAYAIQQLVDVAAHAMAPHSADTSTAHEALVHLRAVLHTLIRRGTASGCRHGERDQRIVSVAAWSVADHLDAVFGRLRLRSTADPAAGSALLRTFEGLEVTAREVGDETSVEVLHRHRSQVEPAAGGSPSPTFPAVSHATS; encoded by the coding sequence GTGGCGCACGACTTCTCGGACAACGGCGGCCGCATGCGCGCTTTCGCGGCCGAACTCGCCCTGCGCAGCGCCGTGGGCCTCGTGGTCGGCACGGCCGCCGGCACGGCCATCTGGTTCGGGGACCGTCTGCTCGGCCTGCTCGTGCCGCTGTCGCCGCAGACGGCCCAGGCCCTGCTGGGTGCCTTCGTCGGCGGCGTGCTCACGATCGCCGTGTTCGCGCTCTGGATGCGCACCGTCGTGGTCGGGCTCGCGTCCGGCCAGGTGTCGTCGCGGGTGCTGGCGGCCTACCTCGACGACCGCTTCCAGCGCCAGATCATCGGCGCGATGGTGGCGGCCTTCGCCTACCTCGTCACGGCGACCGTCCTACTGCCGGACGAGGGCGACGGCGTGCCGTTGGTGACGTCGGTGGTCAGCGTCGCGGTGGTGGTGGCGGCCCTGATCGGGGTGCTGCTGGCGATGCGCAACGCCGTCACGAGCCTGTCCATGCCCAGCGTGATCCGCACGCTCACCGACCAGGTGCTGAACCTGCTCGAGCGGGACCCGCGGCCGAACGACGCGCCACCGTCGCAGATCCCGGCACCTGCCAGTGAGGATGCCGTCATCCGCAGCCGCAGCCTCGGCTGGGTGCAGGACATCGACCACGAGGCCGTCATGGAGGCGCTGCCCGACGGCGTGACGCTGGTCGTCGAGGCCGACGTCGGCGAGTTCATCGCCATCGGTGAGCGGGTCGCGTACGTCGACCGGGACGTGGAGCCGGTCGTACTCGACGACCTGCGGGCGGCGTTCACGCTGGCGCGAACACGCTCCACCGACTGTGACCTCGCCTATGCCATCCAGCAGCTCGTGGACGTGGCGGCGCACGCGATGGCGCCACACTCCGCCGACACCTCCACGGCCCACGAGGCGCTGGTCCACCTCCGGGCCGTCCTGCACACGCTGATCCGGCGCGGGACCGCCTCCGGCTGCCGGCACGGGGAGCGCGACCAGCGCATCGTCTCCGTCGCGGCCTGGAGCGTCGCCGACCACCTCGACGCGGTGTTCGGGCGGCTGCGGCTGCGCTCGACGGCGGACCCGGCGGCCGGCAGCGCCCTGCTGCGCACCTTCGAGGGACTGGAGGTGACGGCCCGCGAGGTCGGCGACGAGACCAGCGTCGAGGTCCTGCACCGCCACCGGAGCCAGGTCGAGCCGGCGGCCGGTGGCTCCCCGTCCCCGACGTTCCCGGCGGTGTCCCACGCCACCTCGTAG
- a CDS encoding helix-turn-helix domain-containing protein — protein sequence MATGTMIKLLTVVEAARELGISRSKVYELLADGELPSVRIGRTRRIAVTALEEFVAAHTDRAPTRASA from the coding sequence ATGGCAACCGGCACGATGATCAAGCTGCTCACTGTGGTCGAGGCAGCTCGTGAGCTGGGCATTTCCCGATCGAAGGTCTACGAGCTACTCGCCGACGGCGAGCTCCCGTCGGTGCGCATCGGGCGGACCCGGCGCATCGCTGTCACCGCGCTCGAGGAGTTCGTTGCCGCCCACACGGACCGGGCACCCACGAGGGCCTCGGCGTAG
- a CDS encoding tyrosine-type recombinase/integrase, with the protein MATNRRRQRARRGSGSITPRGQRFFARVDLGLDADGKRIRRNRSFDTRREAQAWIDQQRSHSEELILPVADQRLDEYLRWWLEHEAPKGKPGRAPLAATTLQGYRINIERHLIPALGQKRVGQLTVSDLDAFANRKLAEGYTPSTVNRIRETLRSALSTAVRQDRLIRNVARYGGGVGAAPPPVDRFSDAELGAILAAARDEHYYPIILLLARTGLRIGEACGLRWRDMALRTAPPRLTVVWQLDKWGQIVDPKSPTSRRTIPLREEVVSEVVRWRDLQEVWADRLGEHFVNEHGLVFTTKTGRPISKRNIARSFERACKAAGVEHGTLKTLRSTVATQLAEGGLHPRKAQTFLGHAHMSTTMKYYTAVSDVDDAAALLPDLP; encoded by the coding sequence GTGGCGACCAACAGACGACGACAGCGGGCTCGTCGGGGCAGCGGCAGCATCACGCCGCGCGGGCAGCGCTTCTTCGCCCGCGTCGACCTCGGCCTCGATGCCGACGGCAAGCGGATCCGACGCAACCGGTCGTTCGATACCCGGCGCGAGGCGCAGGCATGGATCGACCAGCAGCGCTCCCACTCCGAGGAGCTGATCCTTCCAGTCGCCGACCAGCGACTCGATGAGTACCTGCGCTGGTGGCTCGAGCATGAGGCACCGAAGGGCAAGCCGGGCCGCGCCCCCCTCGCCGCGACCACGTTGCAGGGCTACCGGATCAACATCGAGCGGCACCTGATCCCGGCGCTCGGCCAGAAGCGGGTCGGACAACTGACCGTCAGCGACCTCGACGCCTTCGCCAACCGCAAGCTCGCCGAGGGCTACACCCCCTCGACGGTCAACCGCATACGCGAGACGCTCCGTTCGGCGCTCTCGACAGCGGTGCGGCAGGACCGACTCATCCGGAACGTCGCGCGCTACGGCGGCGGCGTCGGCGCCGCCCCTCCCCCGGTCGACCGGTTCTCCGACGCGGAGCTCGGCGCGATCCTCGCCGCCGCGCGCGACGAGCACTACTACCCCATCATCCTGCTGCTCGCCCGGACAGGCCTGCGGATAGGTGAGGCCTGCGGACTGCGGTGGCGCGACATGGCGCTCAGGACGGCCCCGCCGCGGCTGACGGTGGTGTGGCAGCTGGACAAGTGGGGCCAGATCGTCGACCCGAAGTCGCCGACTTCACGACGGACGATCCCGCTCCGTGAGGAGGTCGTGAGCGAGGTCGTGAGGTGGCGAGATCTCCAAGAAGTGTGGGCGGACCGGCTGGGCGAGCACTTCGTGAACGAGCACGGGCTGGTGTTCACGACCAAGACTGGCAGGCCGATCTCGAAGCGCAACATCGCGCGATCGTTCGAGCGCGCCTGCAAGGCTGCCGGCGTCGAGCACGGCACCCTCAAGACCCTGCGGTCCACCGTTGCGACCCAGCTCGCCGAGGGCGGCCTGCACCCGCGCAAGGCGCAGACCTTCCTCGGCCACGCCCACATGAGCACCACGATGAAGTACTACACCGCCGTCAGCGACGTCGACGATGCCGCCGCCCTCCTTCCAGACCTGCCCTGA
- the fliW gene encoding flagellar assembly protein FliW: MTSPATLPAGVEGIPMNQPDGYTVLRFTDGIPGFPDAHGFVLSDLTDDGTFQLLSSVEDPDLSLVVASPWLFFPDYAPVLPGSDQDVLGIERPEDAVLFCTVTADEETEALHLNLRAPFVANARTLAARQVVLDDTELPLRATVTAGG; the protein is encoded by the coding sequence ATGACGTCCCCCGCTACGCTCCCCGCCGGTGTGGAAGGGATCCCGATGAACCAGCCGGACGGGTACACCGTCCTGCGCTTCACCGACGGCATCCCCGGCTTCCCCGACGCGCACGGGTTCGTGCTGTCCGACCTCACGGACGACGGCACCTTCCAGCTGCTCAGCAGCGTCGAGGATCCCGACCTCTCCCTGGTCGTCGCCTCGCCGTGGCTGTTCTTCCCCGACTACGCCCCGGTGCTGCCCGGCAGCGACCAGGACGTGTTGGGCATCGAACGCCCCGAGGACGCCGTGCTGTTCTGCACGGTCACCGCCGACGAGGAGACCGAGGCCCTGCACCTGAACCTGCGGGCCCCGTTCGTCGCGAACGCCCGCACCCTGGCCGCACGGCAGGTGGTGCTGGACGACACCGAGCTGCCGCTGCGCGCCACCGTCACCGCAGGAGGCTGA
- a CDS encoding AAA family ATPase: MGGQEQGHRLVLITGVAGTGKSTLGEAAADLLGAAVLGWDWAMASLTRFEPIQRALRNGSREQYVELGWAIVCNFAVAQLRHRRSVVLDGVAGAAEIDMVAQVAADTDARLLVVATDCSDVDVHRARVEGRRREIPGWHELEWSLVAGARERWKTPRDADLYLDAVDPLARNITRLRDVLTKD, translated from the coding sequence ATGGGTGGCCAAGAGCAAGGTCATCGCCTCGTACTGATCACCGGCGTTGCCGGGACGGGCAAGTCCACCCTCGGGGAGGCGGCCGCCGACCTCCTAGGCGCGGCGGTGCTCGGCTGGGACTGGGCAATGGCCTCACTGACGCGGTTCGAACCGATCCAGCGTGCCCTGCGGAACGGATCGCGTGAGCAGTACGTGGAACTGGGATGGGCCATCGTCTGCAACTTCGCCGTCGCTCAACTGCGGCACAGACGATCAGTCGTGCTCGACGGCGTAGCAGGGGCAGCGGAGATCGACATGGTCGCTCAGGTGGCGGCTGACACGGATGCGAGGTTGCTCGTCGTTGCCACCGACTGCAGCGACGTGGACGTGCATCGCGCTCGCGTGGAAGGGCGCCGCCGAGAGATCCCTGGGTGGCACGAGCTCGAGTGGTCGCTGGTCGCCGGTGCCCGTGAGCGGTGGAAGACACCTCGCGACGCCGACCTCTACCTCGACGCCGTCGATCCGTTGGCGCGCAACATCACTCGGCTCCGAGACGTCTTGACCAAGGACTGA
- a CDS encoding sigma-70 family RNA polymerase sigma factor: MTATTATPTSATTDVNALVEEHLHLVNHVVNQLSARFPRHVDRDELRGAGAAGLVDAAHRYDPSTGVPFARYASIRIRGAILDATRSRDWATRRLRRDLRTIESTQASLEEKLQRRPDDAEIAEAMGTDEAAVRARRAAAVTSTLLTLDRPVRDDETGGGVLGDRLLEEDRAWLPEASLEQNELVGTLRTAIAHLPELPRRVLVEHHFEGRLLRDIADDLGVTEARASQLRHEALHALQAYFGTAYDGVPEVPTDAPGKRRRAAYVAQLSADTTWRTRLQGKVPADVAPAFA; this comes from the coding sequence ATGACCGCGACGACGGCGACCCCCACCAGCGCCACGACCGACGTGAACGCCCTGGTCGAGGAGCACCTGCACCTGGTGAACCATGTCGTGAACCAGCTCTCCGCCCGCTTCCCGCGCCACGTCGACCGCGACGAGCTGCGCGGCGCCGGTGCCGCCGGCCTGGTCGACGCGGCCCACCGCTACGACCCGTCGACCGGTGTGCCCTTCGCCCGCTACGCCAGCATCCGCATCCGTGGGGCGATCCTCGACGCCACGCGCTCCCGCGACTGGGCGACCCGCCGTCTGCGCCGGGACCTGCGCACGATCGAGTCGACCCAGGCGTCGCTGGAGGAGAAGCTGCAGCGGCGTCCCGACGACGCGGAGATCGCGGAGGCGATGGGGACCGACGAGGCGGCGGTGCGCGCCCGCCGGGCCGCCGCGGTCACCTCGACGCTGCTGACCCTGGACCGTCCCGTTCGCGACGACGAGACCGGCGGCGGCGTGCTGGGCGACCGGCTCCTCGAGGAGGACCGGGCGTGGCTGCCGGAGGCGTCGCTCGAGCAGAACGAGCTCGTCGGCACGCTGCGGACCGCGATCGCGCACCTGCCCGAGCTGCCGCGCCGCGTCCTGGTCGAGCACCACTTCGAGGGCCGGCTGCTGCGTGACATCGCCGACGACCTCGGCGTCACCGAGGCCCGCGCCTCGCAGCTGCGCCACGAGGCCCTGCACGCCCTGCAGGCCTACTTCGGCACCGCCTACGACGGCGTGCCCGAGGTGCCGACCGACGCGCCGGGCAAGCGTCGCCGCGCCGCCTACGTCGCGCAGTTGTCGGCCGACACGACGTGGCGGACCCGCCTGCAGGGCAAGGTGCCGGCCGACGTCGCTCCCGCCTTCGCCTGA
- a CDS encoding cytochrome c → MVRRGTGMVGAALFAAALAGCGGGDTADGAGADGAGADGAGAASAAADPERGEQLFAAHCAVCHGSAGQGTASGPPLVHEIYEPGHHSDASFHLAVNQGVRAHHWNFGDMPPIPGLSSGEVDDIVAWVRQQQRAAGIE, encoded by the coding sequence ATGGTGCGTCGAGGTACCGGGATGGTCGGCGCGGCCCTGTTCGCGGCGGCGCTGGCGGGCTGCGGCGGGGGTGACACCGCAGACGGTGCCGGGGCGGACGGCGCCGGGGCGGACGGTGCCGGGGCGGCCAGCGCGGCGGCCGACCCCGAGCGGGGCGAGCAGCTGTTCGCGGCCCACTGCGCCGTCTGTCACGGCAGCGCCGGGCAGGGCACCGCGTCGGGTCCCCCGCTCGTGCACGAGATCTACGAGCCGGGCCACCATTCCGACGCGTCGTTCCACCTGGCGGTGAACCAGGGGGTGCGGGCACACCACTGGAACTTCGGGGACATGCCGCCGATCCCGGGTCTCAGCAGCGGCGAGGTGGACGACATCGTCGCGTGGGTGCGCCAGCAGCAACGCGCCGCCGGCATCGAGTGA
- a CDS encoding response regulator, translated as MAAVNEGGPDADERYRRAVAHAVLRGLVHDLSQPLATVTMAAAALRSATDDEERASLVDIVEREAMRAGALAADASARFAGPFGESPTVSVGHLVTALRERVVGVGGAGGVGGMGGVGGAGGAGGAGDAEVELEVLADLERLLQVDAALLTAALAALFADAATAPGRRRPVRVRVEVVDGDLTVTIADDGEPLPESVAARPFPAYLPDAPVARGVGLAVATARSIVAAHGGRIGVGAAEGGGTLVIVTIPGVVGPVAQPRAAADTPALPMTSRRALVVDDEEPTRTLLTMVLERSGWEVVSAADAADAEAAVAERSVDLVLLDLHLGTDSGTDVAARLEQRHPGVARRIVYLTGDPPRSGELDGCPALGKPFSLDELQGVIDRLTDGG; from the coding sequence GTGGCGGCAGTGAACGAGGGCGGACCCGACGCCGACGAGCGCTACCGGCGTGCGGTCGCGCACGCCGTGCTGCGCGGGCTCGTCCACGACCTGAGCCAGCCGCTGGCCACGGTCACGATGGCCGCGGCGGCCCTGCGGTCGGCCACCGACGACGAGGAACGCGCGTCGCTGGTCGACATCGTCGAGCGCGAGGCGATGCGTGCCGGTGCGCTGGCCGCGGACGCGTCCGCACGGTTCGCCGGTCCCTTCGGCGAGTCGCCGACGGTGTCTGTCGGCCACCTCGTGACGGCGCTCCGCGAGCGCGTGGTTGGCGTGGGCGGCGCGGGCGGCGTGGGCGGCATGGGCGGCGTGGGCGGCGCGGGCGGCGCGGGCGGCGCCGGCGACGCGGAGGTCGAGCTGGAGGTGCTCGCCGATCTCGAACGCCTGTTGCAGGTGGACGCGGCGTTGCTGACGGCCGCGCTCGCGGCCCTGTTCGCCGATGCCGCGACCGCACCCGGGCGGCGACGTCCCGTCCGCGTCCGCGTCGAGGTGGTGGACGGTGACCTGACCGTGACGATCGCCGACGACGGCGAGCCCCTGCCCGAGTCCGTCGCAGCGCGTCCCTTCCCGGCCTACCTCCCGGACGCACCCGTGGCCCGGGGCGTCGGTTTGGCGGTCGCCACCGCCCGGTCGATCGTCGCGGCCCACGGCGGACGCATCGGCGTCGGAGCGGCCGAGGGCGGTGGGACGCTCGTGATCGTCACGATCCCGGGGGTCGTCGGCCCGGTCGCCCAACCTCGAGCGGCGGCCGACACCCCGGCACTACCGATGACGTCGCGTCGCGCCCTGGTGGTCGACGACGAGGAACCGACGCGCACGTTGCTGACGATGGTGCTGGAGCGTTCGGGGTGGGAGGTCGTCTCCGCCGCCGACGCCGCCGACGCCGAAGCGGCGGTCGCCGAACGTTCCGTCGACCTCGTCCTGCTCGACCTGCACCTCGGGACCGACTCGGGCACCGACGTCGCCGCGCGCCTCGAGCAGCGTCATCCGGGGGTCGCACGTCGGATCGTGTACCTCACCGGTGACCCGCCGCGCTCGGGCGAGCTCGACGGGTGCCCCGCGCTGGGCAAGCCGTTCTCCCTCGACGAGCTGCAGGGCGTGATCGACCGGCTGACCGACGGCGGCTGA